In one window of Pseudomonas chlororaphis subsp. chlororaphis DNA:
- a CDS encoding NAD(P)/FAD-dependent oxidoreductase, with protein sequence MTAALNPVTPAAERCPSYYSATLNQETHYPTLQGTHQVDVVIIGGGFTGVASAVELAEKGLKVAIVESHKIGWGATGRNGGQVTGSLSGDEAMRKQMRRTLGDEVDDFIWQLRWRGHRIIRQRVDKYAIACDLKHGHLHAAYKPSHLAGLRADYEEAVRRGMGDEVSLLDRQQVREVLESQLYHGAIKNTRNLHLHPLNLCIGEARAAESLGALIFEHSEVLRIVHGERPAVITAQGRIDAKQVLLAGDVYHKLEPKQLKGKIFPAMGGIVTTAPLGDLARRLNPQDLAVYDCRFVLDYYRMTADGRLLFGGGANYSGKDSRDIAGELRPCIERTFPALKGVAIDFQWSCAMGIVINRIPQLGKLSDNVWYCQGYSGHGIATSHIMGEIMAQAITGHLEHYDTFAACRHIRVPFGDQLGNPMLAAGMWYYQMLERLR encoded by the coding sequence ATGACAGCCGCACTCAATCCGGTCACACCGGCAGCCGAACGCTGCCCTTCGTATTACAGCGCCACCCTGAATCAGGAAACCCATTACCCGACTCTGCAAGGCACTCATCAGGTCGACGTGGTGATCATCGGCGGCGGTTTCACCGGCGTCGCCAGCGCCGTGGAACTGGCGGAAAAAGGCCTGAAGGTGGCCATTGTCGAAAGCCACAAGATCGGCTGGGGCGCCACCGGGCGCAACGGCGGCCAGGTCACCGGCAGCCTGTCCGGCGACGAGGCCATGCGCAAGCAGATGCGCCGCACCCTGGGCGACGAAGTCGACGATTTCATCTGGCAACTGCGCTGGCGCGGGCACCGGATCATCCGCCAGCGCGTGGACAAATACGCCATCGCCTGCGACCTCAAGCACGGCCACCTGCACGCCGCCTACAAGCCCAGCCACCTCGCCGGCCTGCGCGCCGACTACGAAGAAGCGGTGCGCCGCGGCATGGGCGACGAGGTCAGCCTGCTGGACCGGCAACAGGTGCGCGAGGTGCTGGAAAGCCAGCTGTACCACGGCGCGATCAAGAACACCCGCAACCTGCACCTGCATCCGCTGAACCTGTGCATCGGCGAAGCCCGCGCCGCCGAAAGCCTCGGCGCGCTGATCTTCGAACACAGCGAAGTGCTGCGGATCGTCCACGGCGAGCGCCCGGCGGTGATCACCGCCCAAGGCCGCATCGACGCCAAGCAGGTGCTGCTGGCCGGCGATGTGTACCACAAGCTGGAGCCCAAACAGCTCAAGGGCAAGATCTTCCCGGCCATGGGCGGCATCGTCACCACCGCGCCCCTGGGCGACCTGGCCAGGCGCCTCAACCCCCAGGACCTGGCGGTCTACGACTGCCGCTTCGTGCTCGACTATTACCGCATGACCGCCGACGGCCGCCTGCTGTTCGGCGGCGGCGCCAACTACAGCGGCAAGGATTCGCGGGACATCGCCGGCGAACTGCGCCCCTGCATCGAACGCACCTTCCCGGCGCTCAAGGGCGTGGCCATCGACTTCCAGTGGAGCTGCGCCATGGGCATCGTGATCAACCGCATCCCGCAGCTGGGCAAGCTCTCGGACAACGTCTGGTATTGCCAGGGCTACTCCGGACACGGCATCGCCACCAGCCACATCATGGGCGAGATCATGGCCCAGGCCATCACCGGCCACCTCGAGCACTACGACACCTTCGCCGCCTGCCGGCACATCCGCGTGCCCTTCGGCGACCAGCTGGGCAACCCGATGCTGGCGGCGGGCATGTGGTACTACCAGATGCTCGAACGGTTGCGCTGA
- a CDS encoding glutamine synthetase family protein, with the protein MKFAALDEARSFLAANPDIDMIELFILDANGVPRGKLLHREELLAVYESGRPLPSTILGLTLQGDDVENSGLVWDVGDIDCRAYPLAGSLVRLPWRQIPTAAVQVSMHPQEGLPASIADPRHLLIKVIDQLKAEGYYPVMACELEFYLLDAKRDSSGRPQPALDADGGRPRHTQVYGLRELEQIEPFLTDLYAACKLQGIPARTAISEYAPGQVEITLEHGDALEAMDQAVRYKRLVKAVAHRHGMQATFMAKPFDDLAGTGMHMHVSIADAEGHNLFAAEDPAGTPLLRQAVGGMLASLLDSLLLFCPNANSYRRFQANSYAPLAPTWGVDNRTVSLRVPGGPANSRHIEHRICGADANPYLAAAAILAGVHRGLREQLDPGDPVQGNGYAQASELLPTDWLTSLTALENSTWARDALGSEFLGVYLAVKRAEYRQFMAEVGEQDWRWYLTQA; encoded by the coding sequence ATGAAATTTGCAGCCCTTGACGAGGCCCGTAGCTTCCTGGCCGCCAACCCCGATATCGACATGATCGAGCTGTTCATCCTCGACGCCAACGGCGTGCCGCGCGGCAAGCTGTTGCACCGCGAGGAACTGCTGGCGGTCTATGAAAGCGGCCGGCCGCTGCCCAGCACCATCCTCGGCCTGACCCTGCAGGGCGACGACGTGGAAAACTCCGGGCTGGTCTGGGACGTCGGCGATATCGACTGCCGCGCCTACCCCCTGGCCGGCAGCCTGGTGCGCCTGCCGTGGCGGCAGATCCCCACCGCCGCGGTGCAGGTCAGCATGCACCCGCAGGAAGGCCTGCCCGCCAGCATCGCCGACCCGCGCCACCTGCTGATCAAGGTCATCGACCAACTCAAGGCCGAGGGCTATTACCCGGTGATGGCCTGCGAGCTGGAGTTCTACCTGCTGGATGCCAAGCGCGACAGCAGCGGCCGCCCGCAACCGGCACTGGACGCCGACGGCGGCCGGCCGCGGCACACCCAGGTCTATGGCCTGCGCGAGCTGGAACAGATCGAACCCTTCCTCACCGACCTCTACGCCGCCTGCAAACTGCAAGGCATCCCGGCGCGCACGGCGATCTCCGAATACGCCCCGGGCCAGGTGGAAATCACCCTGGAACACGGCGACGCCCTGGAGGCCATGGACCAGGCGGTACGCTACAAGCGCCTGGTCAAGGCGGTGGCCCACCGGCACGGAATGCAGGCGACCTTCATGGCCAAGCCCTTCGATGACCTGGCGGGCACCGGTATGCACATGCACGTGAGCATCGCCGACGCCGAGGGCCACAACCTGTTCGCCGCCGAAGACCCGGCCGGCACCCCGCTGCTGCGCCAGGCGGTGGGCGGCATGCTCGCGTCGCTGCTCGACTCGCTGCTGCTGTTCTGCCCCAACGCCAACTCCTACCGCCGCTTCCAGGCCAACAGCTACGCGCCACTGGCGCCGACCTGGGGCGTCGACAACCGCACCGTGAGCCTGCGGGTGCCGGGCGGTCCGGCCAACAGCCGGCATATCGAGCACCGCATCTGCGGCGCCGACGCCAACCCCTACCTGGCAGCGGCGGCGATTCTCGCCGGGGTCCATCGCGGCCTGCGTGAGCAGCTCGACCCGGGCGATCCGGTGCAAGGCAACGGCTATGCCCAGGCCAGCGAACTGCTGCCCACCGACTGGCTGACCTCGCTGACCGCCCTGGAAAACTCCACCTGGGCCCGCGACGCCCTGGGCAGCGAATTCCTTGGGGTCTACCTGGCGGTCAAGCGCGCCGAATACCGCCAGTTCATGGCCGAAGTCGGCGAGCAGGACTGGCGCTGGTACCTGACCCAGGCGTGA
- a CDS encoding methyltransferase family protein, whose protein sequence is MRNSPQLAALSLIATLAYLGLAILGMGGPVAFFSHPALWVITLSLLAMAGVAQFSEGNLSPGKQEDRENRWVLVAFGILGLLLAFLPAYTDRLHFWTFGSADVRWFGVVFFIGGGILRLWPVFVLGKRFSGLVAIQPGHQLVTTGIYGTLRNPSYLGLLINCVGWALAFRSGVGLLLTALMLIPLIARIHAEEALLRKEFGKQYDTYCAYTWRLVPWVY, encoded by the coding sequence ATGCGTAACTCTCCCCAACTCGCGGCGCTCAGCCTGATCGCTACCCTCGCCTACCTCGGCCTGGCCATCCTCGGCATGGGCGGACCGGTGGCGTTCTTCTCCCACCCGGCGTTGTGGGTCATTACCCTGTCCCTGCTGGCCATGGCCGGTGTGGCCCAGTTCAGCGAAGGCAACCTGAGCCCCGGCAAACAGGAAGACCGGGAAAACCGCTGGGTCCTCGTCGCCTTCGGCATTCTCGGACTGTTGCTGGCCTTTCTCCCCGCCTACACCGACCGCCTGCATTTCTGGACCTTTGGTAGTGCCGACGTGCGCTGGTTCGGCGTGGTGTTCTTTATCGGCGGCGGCATATTGCGGCTGTGGCCGGTGTTCGTGCTGGGCAAGCGCTTCAGTGGCCTGGTGGCGATCCAGCCCGGCCACCAGTTGGTGACCACCGGTATCTACGGCACCCTACGCAACCCGAGTTACCTGGGGCTGCTGATCAATTGCGTGGGCTGGGCCCTGGCCTTCCGCTCCGGGGTCGGCCTGCTGCTGACCGCCTTGATGCTGATCCCGCTGATTGCCCGCATCCACGCCGAAGAAGCCTTGCTGCGCAAAGAATTCGGCAAGCAATACGACACTTACTGCGCCTACACCTGGCGCCTGGTGCCGTGGGTTTACTGA
- a CDS encoding LysR family transcriptional regulator: MDRIECMRAFVVTVDANGFAAAARAMDVPRSKVSKQIQALEEAIGVQLLHRTTRSLHLTEAGAEYYESAREVLAAVDEAEQRARDGIGELRGVLRVNAPMSFGLRRLGPLVPLFHEQHPNIELQLVLSDQQVDPVRGGFDVTIRIASLADSSMVAKLLAPAPRIMVASPDYLKRAGTPQTPRDLTAHQCLNYGYLQSGVSLQLSNGKDTQRVHVTGPLHANNGDLLAQAAEAGMGIALLPDFIVADALAAGRLVPVLCEWQAPPISIHAVYPSARRVPQKTRAFIEFLVAQLADKAPVLP, encoded by the coding sequence ATGGATCGCATCGAATGCATGCGCGCGTTTGTCGTCACGGTCGATGCCAACGGCTTCGCCGCCGCGGCCCGGGCCATGGACGTGCCGCGCTCGAAAGTCAGCAAACAGATCCAGGCGCTGGAGGAAGCCATCGGCGTGCAGTTGCTGCACCGCACCACCCGCAGCCTGCACCTGACCGAAGCCGGTGCCGAGTACTACGAGTCGGCGCGGGAAGTCCTGGCCGCCGTGGACGAAGCCGAACAACGGGCGCGGGATGGCATCGGCGAATTGCGCGGGGTGCTGCGGGTCAACGCGCCGATGTCCTTCGGCCTGCGTCGCCTCGGGCCGCTGGTGCCGCTGTTTCATGAGCAGCACCCGAACATCGAATTGCAGCTGGTGCTCAGCGACCAGCAAGTGGACCCGGTGCGCGGCGGTTTCGATGTGACCATCCGCATCGCCAGCCTGGCCGACTCGTCGATGGTCGCCAAGCTGCTGGCCCCGGCCCCGCGGATCATGGTGGCCTCGCCGGATTACCTGAAGCGCGCCGGCACCCCGCAGACACCCCGCGACCTGACCGCCCACCAGTGCCTGAACTACGGCTACCTGCAAAGCGGGGTCAGCCTGCAGTTGAGCAACGGCAAGGACACCCAGCGCGTCCATGTCACCGGCCCGCTGCACGCCAACAACGGCGACCTGCTGGCCCAGGCCGCCGAGGCCGGCATGGGCATCGCCCTGCTGCCCGACTTCATCGTCGCCGACGCCCTGGCCGCCGGCCGCCTGGTGCCCGTGCTGTGCGAATGGCAGGCGCCGCCGATCAGCATCCACGCGGTGTACCCATCCGCCCGGCGTGTGCCGCAGAAGACCCGGGCCTTTATCGAGTTCCTGGTCGCCCAACTGGCCGACAAAGCGCCCGTGCTGCCGTAG
- a CDS encoding hydrolase, with amino-acid sequence MSIRELLNPSNSALILIDHQPQMSFGVQSIDRQTLKNNTVGLAKAAKIFNVPTIFTSVETESFSGYIWPELLSVFPDHQPIERTSMNSWEDKKLVEAVKATGRKKLIMAALWTEVCLNFPALEALAEGYEVYIVTDASGGTTQEAHDMSVQRMIQAGAVPVTWQQVLLEFQRDWAHKDTYDAVMDLVREHSGAYGMGVDYAYTMVHKAPQRQVK; translated from the coding sequence ATGTCTATCCGTGAACTGCTCAACCCAAGCAACTCTGCCCTGATCCTGATCGACCACCAGCCGCAGATGTCCTTCGGCGTGCAGTCGATCGACCGCCAGACCCTGAAGAACAACACCGTGGGCCTGGCCAAGGCGGCGAAGATCTTCAATGTGCCGACCATTTTCACTTCGGTGGAAACCGAGAGTTTCAGCGGCTACATCTGGCCGGAACTGCTCAGCGTGTTCCCGGATCACCAGCCGATCGAGCGCACCTCGATGAACTCCTGGGAAGACAAGAAACTGGTGGAAGCAGTCAAGGCTACCGGGCGCAAGAAACTGATCATGGCCGCGCTGTGGACCGAGGTCTGCCTGAACTTCCCGGCCCTGGAAGCCCTGGCCGAAGGCTACGAGGTGTACATCGTCACCGACGCTTCCGGCGGCACCACCCAGGAAGCCCACGACATGTCGGTACAACGGATGATCCAGGCCGGCGCGGTGCCGGTGACCTGGCAGCAGGTACTGCTCGAGTTCCAACGCGACTGGGCGCACAAGGACACCTACGACGCGGTGATGGACCTGGTTCGCGAGCACAGCGGCGCCTACGGCATGGGCGTGGATTACGCCTACACCATGGTGCACAAGGCGCCGCAGCGTCAGGTCAAGTAA
- a CDS encoding DNA polymerase II, with protein MDLQQGFVLTRHWRDTPAGTEVEFWLATDAGPRQIRLPVQTSVAFIPAEQQEQARRLLADDRDVQLRPLGLCDFQHRPVLGLYCPQHNQLIRLDKTLRRAGVEVLEADVRPPERYLMERFITAPVWFGGTPGEGGVLLEAQMKPAPDYRPALKLVSLDIETSETGELYSIALEGCGQRQVYMLGRAREDDSAVDFDLEFCASREQLLERLNQWLARHDPDAIIGWNLVQFDLRVLHEHARRLAVPLRLGRGGEEMQWREHGSRTHYFAAAAGRLIIDGIEALRSATWSFPSFSLENVAQTLLGEGKSIDNPYQRMDEINRMFAEDKPALARYNLKDCELVTRIFAKTELLTFLLERATVTGLPADRNGGSVAAFTHLYMPLMHRQGFVAPNLGEKPPQASPGGFVMDSRPGLYESVLVLDYKSLYPSIIRSFLIDPVGLVEGLRQPTDEQSVPGFRGARFSRTRHCLPSIVARVAESREVAKREHNAPLSQALKIIMNAFYGVLGSSGCRFFDPRLASSITMRGHEIMRRTRQLIEAHGHKVIYGDTDSTFVWLGSAHAEADATRIGRALVAHVNQWWCDHLRDEYGLESALELQFETHFCRFLMPTIRGAEEGSKKRYAGLVTRADGTQDMVYKGLEAVRTDWSPLAQQFQQELYQRIFHRQPYQDYVRDYVRRTLAGELDEQLVYRKRLRRQLDDYERNVPPHVRAARLADEYNQRQGRPQRYQNGGWISYVITLAGPEPLENRTAAIDYDHYVTRQLQPVADAILPFVQDDFSTLVGGQMGLF; from the coding sequence GTGGATTTACAGCAGGGCTTCGTCCTGACCCGGCATTGGCGTGACACGCCGGCAGGCACGGAAGTCGAGTTCTGGTTGGCGACCGATGCCGGGCCGCGCCAGATCCGCTTGCCGGTGCAGACCTCCGTGGCCTTCATTCCCGCCGAACAGCAGGAACAGGCCCGGCGCCTGCTGGCCGACGACCGCGATGTGCAATTGCGGCCCCTGGGCCTGTGCGACTTCCAGCACCGCCCGGTGCTCGGCCTGTACTGCCCGCAGCACAATCAATTGATCCGCCTCGACAAGACCCTGCGCCGCGCCGGGGTCGAGGTGCTCGAGGCCGACGTGCGGCCGCCCGAGCGCTACCTGATGGAGCGTTTCATCACCGCGCCGGTGTGGTTCGGCGGCACCCCGGGCGAGGGCGGGGTACTGCTGGAGGCGCAGATGAAACCGGCGCCGGACTACCGGCCGGCGTTGAAGCTGGTGTCGCTGGATATCGAGACCAGCGAGACCGGCGAGCTGTATTCCATCGCCCTGGAAGGCTGCGGCCAGCGCCAGGTGTACATGCTCGGCCGCGCTCGCGAGGACGACAGCGCGGTGGATTTCGACCTGGAGTTCTGCGCCAGCCGCGAGCAGTTGCTCGAACGCCTCAACCAGTGGCTGGCGCGGCACGATCCGGATGCGATCATCGGCTGGAACCTGGTGCAGTTCGATCTGCGGGTGCTGCACGAACACGCGCGTCGCCTGGCGGTGCCCTTGCGCCTGGGGCGCGGCGGCGAAGAGATGCAGTGGCGCGAACACGGCAGCCGTACCCATTATTTCGCTGCGGCCGCCGGGCGCCTGATCATCGACGGCATCGAGGCCCTGCGCTCGGCGACCTGGAGCTTTCCGTCGTTCAGCCTGGAAAACGTCGCCCAGACCCTGCTTGGCGAAGGCAAGTCGATCGACAACCCTTACCAGCGCATGGACGAAATCAACCGCATGTTCGCCGAGGACAAGCCCGCCCTGGCGCGTTACAACCTCAAGGACTGCGAGCTGGTGACGCGGATTTTCGCCAAGACCGAGCTGCTCACCTTTCTTCTCGAACGGGCCACCGTCACCGGCCTGCCGGCCGACCGCAACGGCGGCTCGGTGGCGGCCTTCACCCACCTGTACATGCCGCTGATGCACCGCCAGGGTTTCGTTGCGCCGAACCTTGGCGAGAAGCCGCCGCAAGCCAGCCCCGGCGGCTTTGTCATGGACTCGCGGCCCGGTCTGTACGAGTCGGTGCTGGTGCTGGACTACAAGAGCCTGTACCCGTCGATCATCCGCAGCTTCCTGATCGATCCGGTGGGGCTGGTGGAAGGCTTGCGCCAACCAACGGACGAGCAATCGGTGCCGGGCTTTCGCGGCGCGCGGTTTTCCCGCACCCGGCATTGCCTGCCCTCGATCGTCGCCCGGGTCGCCGAGAGCCGCGAAGTGGCGAAGCGCGAACACAACGCGCCGCTGTCCCAGGCGCTGAAGATCATCATGAACGCCTTCTACGGTGTGCTCGGTTCCAGCGGCTGCCGCTTCTTCGATCCGCGCCTGGCGTCGTCGATCACTATGCGCGGCCACGAAATCATGCGTCGCACCCGCCAGCTGATCGAGGCGCATGGGCACAAGGTGATCTACGGCGACACCGACTCGACCTTCGTCTGGCTCGGCAGCGCCCACGCCGAGGCGGACGCCACGCGCATCGGCCGCGCGCTGGTGGCGCACGTCAACCAGTGGTGGTGCGATCACCTGCGCGATGAGTACGGCCTGGAAAGCGCCCTGGAGCTGCAATTCGAAACCCACTTCTGCCGTTTCCTGATGCCGACCATTCGTGGCGCGGAGGAGGGCAGCAAGAAGCGCTACGCTGGCCTGGTGACCCGCGCCGACGGCACCCAGGACATGGTCTACAAGGGCCTGGAAGCGGTGCGCACCGACTGGTCGCCGCTGGCCCAGCAGTTCCAGCAGGAGCTGTACCAGCGGATCTTCCACCGTCAGCCGTACCAGGACTATGTGCGCGATTACGTGCGGCGCACCCTGGCCGGCGAACTGGACGAGCAGCTGGTGTACCGCAAGCGCCTGCGCCGCCAACTGGACGATTACGAACGCAACGTGCCGCCCCATGTGCGCGCCGCGCGCCTGGCTGACGAATACAACCAGCGGCAGGGCCGGCCCCAGCGTTATCAGAACGGTGGCTGGATCAGCTACGTGATCACCCTGGCCGGTCCCGAACCCCTGGAAAACCGCACCGCGGCCATCGATTACGATCACTACGTGACCCGCCAATTGCAGCCGGTGGCGGATGCCATCCTGCCGTTCGTGCAGGACGACTTCAGCACCCTGGTGGGTGGGCAGATGGGGTTGTTCTAG